In a single window of the Nitrospirota bacterium genome:
- the mreD gene encoding rod shape-determining protein MreD: MKPLVYFTILLLIIPVQASLLAPLSLGGIKPDLALVLLYIIGLLTGPSEAALAGMAIGLAQDIGSASFIGFSGLTRGLIGFSAGLLGRRVLDLTSRSNSIFVAAFSLLEGIFIAFFLQMFYGSVPFFSLLAGRILPQALYTGLLGAVVLKLIVRKDVISVLVRRDVQKEF, translated from the coding sequence ATGAAACCCCTCGTATATTTCACCATCCTGCTTTTGATCATTCCTGTGCAGGCAAGCCTGCTCGCCCCCCTGTCGCTCGGCGGGATCAAGCCGGACCTTGCCCTGGTCCTGCTCTATATCATCGGGCTGCTGACCGGACCTTCGGAGGCCGCCCTTGCGGGCATGGCCATCGGGCTGGCCCAGGATATCGGTTCCGCAAGTTTCATCGGGTTTTCCGGATTGACGAGGGGACTGATCGGTTTTTCCGCGGGACTGCTCGGCAGGAGAGTGCTCGATCTTACCAGCCGGTCGAACAGCATCTTCGTGGCCGCTTTCAGCCTGCTGGAAGGGATCTTTATCGCGTTCTTTCTGCAGATGTTCTACGGGTCGGTCCCCTTCTTCAGCCTGCTGGCGGGCCGCATCCTTCCCCAGGCTCTCTACACGGGCCTGTTGGGCGCGGTTGTACTGAAGCTGATAGTCAGAAAGGACGTCATATCGGTGCTGGTGAGACGGGACGTTCAAAAGGAGTTCTAG
- the mrdA gene encoding penicillin-binding protein 2 codes for MDQQQDNLTGIQRRLPFLAAFIILLAVVLFIRLWYLQAIKGAFYHEQAENNRIRPVKLRPPRGIIYDRSGRPLVENELVFDVSLIPEDTLDLDATIEKLSAIVKIAPDSIRKVLDDATAVRTTYDPVKIREEAPWDEVARVESHQDDLPGAIIEPEHRRHYPYAGLAAHQLGYIGKVSPSQHKKEQTDLGILTGQGGVEKVYDKLLRGVAGRRMIQVNAAGRKVKDLGIEEPRPGTDIYLTIDLDAQKAAEEGLGSRAGAVVAMDPNTGEILALASHPAYDPNIFPPGISPKDWVKLMNDPSHPMYNRAIQSVYPPGSTFKIIVALAGLDSGVIKLDDSVTCKGFLMGGRRAFRCWKKGGHGPVSFHQALVESCDVYFYTMGERIGWDRVAEYARKLGLGSLTGILLPDEKPGLIPTTAWKKKRTGEAWYPGDTFINSIGQGFVLVSPIQACQMMSAVANGGHFYRPLLLKRTRNRETGEVHVFSPEHTSSITLDPGALQEVQSALVGVVNEPGGTAHGAATPLAVVAGKTGTAQVIAQKVAGRKLSAETQDHAWFIAYAPVVRPKIAVAVLVEHGGHGGSAAAPIARKVIEEYLKNVDPKTVR; via the coding sequence GTGGATCAGCAGCAGGACAACTTAACCGGCATCCAGCGAAGGCTTCCGTTCCTGGCGGCCTTCATCATCCTTCTTGCCGTGGTCCTCTTTATCCGCCTCTGGTATCTTCAGGCGATCAAGGGAGCGTTTTACCATGAACAGGCGGAGAACAACCGCATACGACCCGTGAAGCTCAGGCCTCCGCGGGGCATCATCTACGACCGCAGCGGCAGGCCGCTCGTCGAGAATGAGCTGGTGTTCGATGTCTCGCTGATCCCGGAAGACACCCTGGACCTTGACGCCACGATCGAGAAGTTGTCGGCAATCGTCAAGATCGCTCCGGATTCCATCAGGAAAGTGCTTGACGACGCGACTGCTGTCAGGACAACGTATGATCCCGTGAAGATCCGGGAAGAGGCGCCCTGGGACGAGGTGGCCAGGGTCGAATCCCATCAGGATGACCTGCCCGGGGCGATCATCGAGCCTGAGCATCGCAGGCATTATCCCTATGCGGGACTGGCTGCTCACCAGCTCGGCTATATCGGCAAGGTATCGCCCTCCCAGCACAAGAAAGAGCAGACGGATCTCGGTATTTTGACGGGCCAGGGGGGGGTGGAAAAGGTCTATGATAAGCTGTTGCGCGGGGTTGCGGGCAGGCGCATGATCCAGGTGAACGCCGCGGGCAGGAAGGTGAAAGACCTCGGTATCGAGGAGCCAAGACCCGGCACGGACATCTACCTCACCATCGACCTCGATGCGCAGAAAGCCGCCGAAGAAGGGCTCGGCAGCCGGGCCGGGGCCGTTGTGGCGATGGACCCGAACACCGGTGAGATCCTCGCGCTCGCAAGCCACCCTGCGTATGACCCGAACATCTTTCCCCCGGGGATCTCGCCAAAGGACTGGGTGAAGCTTATGAACGACCCGAGTCACCCGATGTACAACCGCGCGATCCAGAGCGTGTATCCGCCCGGCTCCACGTTCAAGATCATCGTGGCGCTGGCCGGCCTGGATTCCGGCGTGATCAAGCTTGATGATTCCGTAACGTGCAAGGGGTTCCTCATGGGTGGCAGGCGCGCTTTCCGGTGCTGGAAAAAAGGCGGGCATGGTCCGGTATCGTTCCACCAGGCGCTCGTCGAGTCATGCGATGTCTACTTCTATACCATGGGAGAGCGCATCGGCTGGGACCGCGTAGCCGAGTACGCGCGAAAACTCGGCCTTGGGAGTCTGACCGGCATCCTTTTGCCTGACGAAAAACCGGGGCTTATTCCCACGACAGCGTGGAAGAAGAAACGGACCGGCGAAGCCTGGTATCCGGGAGACACGTTCATCAATTCCATCGGCCAGGGCTTCGTCCTCGTCAGCCCCATCCAGGCCTGCCAGATGATGAGTGCGGTTGCGAACGGCGGTCATTTCTATCGCCCCCTGTTGCTTAAGCGGACCAGGAACCGGGAGACCGGGGAAGTGCACGTGTTTTCTCCGGAACACACAAGCTCGATCACGCTCGATCCCGGTGCGCTCCAGGAAGTGCAGAGTGCGCTGGTCGGCGTGGTCAATGAACCAGGCGGTACCGCTCATGGGGCTGCTACTCCGCTCGCCGTTGTCGCCGGCAAGACAGGCACGGCCCAGGTCATTGCGCAGAAGGTTGCCGGCCGCAAGCTGTCGGCAGAGACGCAGGACCACGCATGGTTCATTGCCTACGCGCCGGTCGTCCGCCCGAAGATCGCCGTGGCCGTGCTCGTGGAACACGGCGGGCACGGTGGCAGCGCCGCGGCTCCCATAGCGAGAAAAGTCATTGAGGAGTACCTGAAAAATGTTGACCCAAAGACGGTTCGATAA